Proteins found in one Maridesulfovibrio sp. genomic segment:
- a CDS encoding ChaN family lipoprotein → MKKNIPPEMAVSFLTCSGDYLDPVGDPLPFDKLMAEASKADYVLIGEGHTSVCDHKAQFDIIDGLSRGHRKIAIGLEMVTTGKQDVLNRFNLGQIPVTELARKLDWENGWRYDFNMFKPIFQLAAKRRLTVAGLNFPFSLVQEIGEKGLDGLSPDDRALLPEKVIPPAPEQEEGLKEVLAMHQGHDAGDPKQVEQFFLVQSLWDTAMAEQAVKLRRDSGHPVVILAGGGHVEHGWGIPRRLKVLDPQAKIMTVMPWRGDEFYPTAADSFFYCPSSYESRMGMTIEMRRGEAVITVVKRDRKAYKKGLRPGDIIAKAQGIPVTSLRSMHMAGSKAHREDKPLVFTIKRRGKIFDLDMGRLSRTKKDK, encoded by the coding sequence GTGAAGAAAAACATACCTCCTGAAATGGCGGTTTCATTTTTGACCTGCTCCGGAGATTATCTTGATCCGGTGGGCGATCCTCTGCCGTTTGATAAACTTATGGCGGAGGCTTCCAAAGCCGATTACGTGCTTATCGGGGAAGGGCATACCAGCGTATGCGATCATAAGGCCCAGTTTGATATTATCGATGGGTTGAGCCGTGGTCACCGTAAGATCGCTATCGGCCTTGAAATGGTTACGACCGGTAAGCAGGATGTGCTCAACCGTTTTAATCTCGGACAGATTCCTGTAACCGAACTGGCCCGGAAGCTGGATTGGGAAAACGGATGGCGTTACGACTTCAATATGTTCAAACCAATTTTCCAATTGGCCGCTAAACGCAGGCTGACCGTGGCGGGACTTAATTTCCCGTTCAGTCTGGTTCAGGAAATAGGTGAAAAGGGACTTGATGGATTATCCCCGGATGACAGGGCGTTGCTGCCTGAAAAAGTAATCCCTCCCGCGCCTGAACAGGAGGAGGGCTTGAAGGAAGTTCTCGCCATGCATCAGGGGCATGATGCCGGTGACCCGAAGCAGGTTGAACAGTTTTTTCTCGTACAATCTCTATGGGATACGGCAATGGCTGAGCAGGCCGTGAAGTTGCGCCGGGATTCCGGGCATCCGGTAGTGATTCTTGCCGGGGGCGGACATGTGGAGCACGGCTGGGGCATTCCGCGCAGGTTGAAGGTTTTGGACCCGCAGGCAAAGATTATGACCGTAATGCCCTGGCGGGGTGACGAATTTTATCCCACGGCGGCTGATTCATTTTTTTATTGCCCGTCTTCGTATGAAAGCCGTATGGGCATGACTATTGAGATGCGCCGGGGAGAAGCTGTGATCACCGTAGTGAAAAGGGATCGTAAAGCATATAAAAAAGGCTTAAGACCCGGTGATATTATTGCCAAAGCACAGGGTATTCCCGTAACCAGCCTGAGATCAATGCATATGGCCGGATCAAAAGCACACAGAGAAGATAAACCGCTGGTATTCACCATTAAACGGCGCGGTAAAATTTTTGATCTTGATATGGGCAGATTAAGCCGTACTAAAAAAGATAAATAA
- a CDS encoding AMP-binding protein, translated as MTRKDRTEGIYSRREVLDEGERRQYCALQLKELLTYAYRYSEDVKKRFDRAQFQVDKFKELSDLKHIPILKKKELIFLQSMGPRLGGLLTKDLGELRRIFLSPGPIFDPEDRSEDYWGWTEGFYAAGFRSGDVSQITFNYHLAPAGLMFEEPLRNLNCAVIPAGPGSTNSQLEIMQKLRVTGYVGTPSYLMHLAQKAEEAGLNLRKDLYLEVAFVTGEKFSEKMRNDLEKKFDLIMRQGYGTADVGCIGYECYHKNGLHITNRAFVEICHPDTGIPLKDGEVGEIVITAFNKTYPLIRLATGDLSYIDRTPCPCGRSTPRLGNIVGRVDTTARIKGMFVYPHQVEQVMAHFEEVKRWQIEVTNPGGIDEMILNIEVSNFKREEELLHTFREKIKLRPILKVLTPGSLPPQIRPIEDKRNWD; from the coding sequence ATGACTCGTAAAGACCGTACTGAAGGCATCTATAGCCGTCGTGAAGTACTTGATGAAGGCGAAAGACGCCAATATTGCGCCCTGCAGCTCAAAGAACTTCTGACCTATGCCTATCGTTATTCTGAAGACGTAAAAAAACGTTTCGACAGAGCACAGTTTCAGGTTGATAAGTTCAAGGAACTTTCCGATCTTAAACATATACCTATATTAAAAAAGAAAGAGCTGATCTTTCTCCAGTCAATGGGCCCCCGTCTGGGCGGACTTCTGACCAAAGACCTCGGCGAACTGCGCCGCATCTTTTTGTCTCCCGGTCCCATCTTTGATCCCGAGGACCGTTCAGAGGATTACTGGGGATGGACCGAAGGTTTCTACGCTGCCGGATTCCGTTCCGGTGATGTGTCCCAGATTACCTTCAACTATCATCTCGCTCCGGCAGGGCTCATGTTTGAAGAACCCCTGCGTAATCTTAACTGCGCTGTTATTCCCGCCGGTCCCGGCTCTACCAACAGCCAGCTTGAAATCATGCAGAAGCTGCGTGTAACCGGCTATGTCGGTACCCCCAGCTACCTCATGCATCTGGCCCAGAAGGCTGAAGAGGCAGGTCTGAACCTGCGTAAGGATCTTTATCTTGAAGTTGCCTTCGTAACCGGAGAAAAATTTTCCGAGAAGATGCGTAATGATCTGGAGAAAAAATTCGATCTGATCATGCGTCAGGGATATGGAACCGCGGATGTCGGCTGCATCGGTTACGAGTGCTACCACAAAAACGGTCTGCATATCACCAACCGCGCCTTTGTTGAGATCTGCCATCCCGATACCGGTATTCCGCTTAAGGACGGTGAAGTCGGTGAAATCGTCATCACCGCTTTCAACAAGACCTATCCTTTGATCAGGCTTGCCACCGGTGATCTCAGCTACATTGACCGCACTCCCTGTCCATGTGGACGTTCAACTCCGCGCCTCGGTAACATCGTTGGCCGTGTAGATACCACCGCACGTATCAAGGGAATGTTTGTTTACCCCCATCAGGTTGAGCAGGTCATGGCCCACTTTGAAGAAGTCAAACGCTGGCAGATCGAAGTCACCAACCCCGGCGGTATTGATGAGATGATTCTTAATATTGAGGTTTCCAACTTCAAGCGCGAAGAAGAGCTGCTGCATACCTTCCGCGAGAAAATCAAACTGCGTCCCATCCTCAAGGTTCTGACTCCCGGCTCACTGCCTCCTCAGATCAGGCCTATTGAAGATAAGCGTAACTGGGATTAA
- a CDS encoding methyltransferase domain-containing protein — MLDMNNEEKHIANYLKGKYPNKVRSLFNAILKNKKERTLEVGCGFGSSAVFFALKGKKVTATDLSETNVKQTQILSDRHNAGVTCLPLDATKPLNEKFDIAYSFDMFEHLPYELQGDHLKAMYEMLEHGGTFYIRAPHLYNVRQHISEHIGLPTYRSISELGTKAGFKVQPFFGHTSCTAPMPLYLSIEKAIENISTPETRYQMLKKVGMANVVVKLSKQ; from the coding sequence ATGCTGGATATGAATAACGAAGAAAAACACATTGCCAACTACCTCAAAGGTAAATATCCGAACAAAGTTAGATCATTATTTAATGCTATCTTAAAAAATAAAAAAGAAAGAACCCTTGAGGTCGGATGTGGTTTTGGTTCTTCAGCTGTTTTCTTTGCCCTGAAAGGGAAAAAAGTAACCGCCACCGATCTTTCAGAAACAAATGTTAAGCAGACACAAATCCTTTCTGACAGACACAATGCAGGTGTTACCTGCCTGCCTCTTGATGCCACCAAACCTCTCAATGAAAAATTCGATATCGCATATTCCTTTGATATGTTTGAACACTTGCCCTACGAGTTACAGGGAGACCATCTCAAAGCCATGTACGAAATGCTGGAACACGGGGGAACTTTTTACATTCGCGCTCCGCACCTTTACAACGTCCGCCAGCATATCTCGGAACACATAGGCCTGCCCACATACCGCAGCATATCAGAACTCGGCACCAAGGCCGGATTCAAGGTTCAGCCTTTCTTCGGACATACAAGCTGCACGGCTCCTATGCCCTTATATCTGAGCATTGAAAAAGCCATCGAAAATATTAGTACCCCAGAAACACGTTATCAAATGCTGAAAAAAGTAGGAATGGCCAACGTAGTTGTAAAGCTTTCCAAACAATAG
- a CDS encoding methyl-accepting chemotaxis protein: protein MSWKNMRLAYKFTVGFGAVLVLLVLLGAWSITGIGNIVGNAEQVIAGNKLRGDFVQKIVDHLNWANELNKLLTDKNVNEINVQVDPHKCGFGKWFYSKKRQEAEELVPEIKPLLTKIEDYHNKLHKSAIAIDEKYEAVDPALGSFLREKKLDHLTWMVAVLKQLMDPQSHEISVQANPHLCGLGKWLYSAEVKKMSRENQEFGTLVEQIYGPHQKLHDTVKTLNAYLLRGDREGAQQYFSDHVEKNAEETLAKIDGLLDWHGRKLALLAEATDIYATVTVPALEAIQNILGEVRGVVAGNIMTDEEMLSSAAHARQVIIIVSLVALVIGILMALIIAKGILGPLNKGLNFVSQVSEGDLSADVDLQRNDELGKLADGMRKMVHRLRNVVGDVNNASDSVASGSEELSASAESLSQGATEQAASIEEVSSSMEEMSANIKHNAENAIQTEGVAEKSQQQAAQSADAVGEAVQAMKSIAEKIMIIEEIARQTNLLALNAAIEAARAGEHGKGFAVVAAEVRKLAERSGIAAAEISELSSSSVVVAEKAGEMLKELVPSISKTAELVQEIAAASNEQNTGVDQINRAIQELDTVIQQNASASEEMASTSEELSRQGQLLLQAMSFFKMSGNYSAPMLPAGKSSDDDGFDRF, encoded by the coding sequence ATGAGTTGGAAGAATATGAGGTTAGCTTATAAATTTACCGTTGGCTTTGGGGCAGTACTTGTGCTGCTGGTTCTCCTCGGAGCCTGGTCAATAACCGGAATCGGTAATATCGTGGGAAATGCTGAGCAGGTTATTGCCGGTAATAAGCTTCGTGGAGATTTTGTTCAGAAAATAGTGGACCATCTTAATTGGGCTAATGAGCTTAATAAGCTTCTTACTGATAAAAATGTAAATGAGATTAACGTGCAGGTTGATCCTCATAAATGTGGGTTCGGTAAATGGTTCTATAGCAAAAAACGTCAGGAAGCCGAAGAATTAGTGCCCGAAATAAAGCCTTTGCTGACGAAGATAGAGGATTACCACAACAAACTTCATAAATCAGCCATAGCGATTGATGAAAAGTATGAAGCTGTCGACCCGGCTTTGGGCAGTTTTCTGAGGGAAAAGAAGCTGGATCATCTTACATGGATGGTGGCAGTTCTTAAGCAGCTTATGGACCCGCAATCACATGAGATTTCGGTTCAGGCAAATCCCCACCTGTGCGGACTTGGAAAATGGCTTTATTCAGCTGAAGTCAAGAAGATGTCCCGCGAAAATCAAGAATTCGGGACACTTGTGGAACAGATTTATGGACCGCATCAAAAGCTGCATGATACGGTAAAGACGCTCAATGCGTATCTGCTCCGTGGGGATAGGGAAGGGGCACAACAATATTTTTCCGATCATGTTGAGAAGAATGCCGAAGAAACTTTGGCTAAAATTGATGGCCTGTTGGATTGGCACGGACGTAAGCTTGCCCTGCTTGCCGAAGCCACTGATATATATGCTACTGTAACTGTTCCCGCACTTGAGGCAATTCAAAATATTTTAGGTGAAGTACGCGGCGTCGTTGCTGGAAACATCATGACAGATGAGGAGATGCTCAGCTCTGCAGCCCATGCAAGACAGGTAATTATTATTGTAAGTCTCGTGGCCTTAGTTATCGGTATTTTGATGGCCTTGATCATAGCCAAGGGCATTCTCGGTCCCCTTAACAAAGGCTTGAATTTTGTTTCCCAGGTCAGCGAAGGTGATCTCTCTGCCGATGTTGATCTGCAGCGTAATGATGAACTTGGCAAGCTCGCAGACGGTATGCGTAAAATGGTCCACAGACTTCGCAATGTTGTCGGTGATGTGAATAATGCTTCTGACAGCGTAGCAAGCGGTAGTGAAGAGCTCTCCGCTTCCGCGGAAAGTCTTTCGCAGGGAGCTACCGAGCAGGCTGCTTCCATTGAAGAGGTTTCTTCTTCCATGGAAGAAATGTCAGCCAATATTAAGCACAATGCGGAAAATGCCATTCAGACTGAAGGCGTGGCAGAGAAATCTCAGCAGCAGGCCGCCCAGAGCGCGGATGCTGTAGGAGAGGCTGTGCAGGCAATGAAGAGCATTGCTGAGAAGATTATGATAATTGAAGAGATAGCCCGGCAGACCAATCTGCTGGCCCTGAATGCGGCTATCGAAGCTGCAAGGGCAGGGGAACACGGCAAAGGATTCGCTGTTGTTGCCGCTGAAGTTCGTAAGCTGGCTGAACGCAGTGGGATAGCAGCAGCTGAAATCAGCGAGCTGTCCTCTTCTTCCGTAGTAGTAGCGGAAAAGGCCGGGGAGATGCTTAAGGAATTGGTGCCCAGTATCAGCAAGACTGCTGAACTGGTACAGGAAATAGCCGCAGCCAGTAACGAGCAGAATACAGGGGTCGATCAGATTAACAGAGCTATCCAGGAGCTTGATACGGTTATCCAGCAAAACGCTTCCGCTTCTGAGGAGATGGCTTCCACATCTGAAGAACTTTCCCGTCAGGGACAGCTCCTGCTGCAGGCCATGTCCTTTTTTAAGATGAGCGGTAATTACTCCGCACCCATGTTGCCCGCCGGAAAATCATCAGACGATGACGGTTTCGACAGATTCTAA
- a CDS encoding FadR/GntR family transcriptional regulator encodes MCANILKPIKKVRVSETAAKQLEELIQNKTFAEGEPLPSERQLMKELQVGRGSIREALRILEIKGFIETQPGIGAFVKSYEGDIFSPLSTWLTDNYEALRHFFEVRSLLEPSTARMASERISDEDFEELLRTHEEFKKTVEENDLPRAIMVDADFHRLIGKATGNKVLASIMDALYKSMIEGWKAPLKIPGQPSKSMREHEQILSAIKNKDGELAAQLMTSHLSEALKALGDAGLNK; translated from the coding sequence ATGTGTGCAAACATACTAAAACCAATTAAGAAAGTCAGGGTTTCTGAAACCGCTGCCAAGCAATTGGAAGAGCTGATTCAGAACAAGACTTTTGCTGAGGGCGAACCGCTTCCTTCCGAACGACAGCTTATGAAAGAGCTGCAAGTAGGTCGGGGGTCAATACGTGAAGCGTTGCGGATTCTCGAGATTAAGGGATTTATTGAAACCCAGCCGGGTATCGGTGCTTTTGTAAAAAGTTACGAAGGCGATATATTCAGCCCCCTTTCCACATGGCTGACTGATAACTATGAAGCCCTGCGGCATTTTTTTGAAGTGCGCTCCCTACTGGAACCAAGCACTGCCCGTATGGCATCCGAACGAATCTCTGATGAAGACTTTGAGGAACTTTTAAGGACCCACGAAGAATTCAAAAAAACCGTTGAAGAAAATGATCTACCCCGGGCAATTATGGTCGATGCCGATTTCCACCGGCTAATCGGCAAGGCAACCGGGAACAAGGTTCTCGCATCAATCATGGATGCTTTATACAAATCCATGATCGAAGGCTGGAAAGCCCCCTTAAAAATTCCGGGGCAGCCGAGCAAGAGCATGAGAGAACACGAACAAATTTTAAGCGCGATCAAGAACAAAGATGGAGAACTGGCCGCACAGCTGATGACCTCGCATTTAAGTGAGGCCTTGAAAGCTCTTGGCGATGCCGGTTTAAATAAATAG
- a CDS encoding glycerate kinase: MMTSEQEHLRQIFAEALDRVDPYKIITNRVSLTGDTLSVAMEEGDVVVDLQEFERIVVIGAGKATAKMALAIEKILGPRIDSGLISVKYGHTESLKYIRTIEAAHPVPDENSTRAAKEIEDLACSATDKTLVINLISGGGSALLSCPMNAEVNGEKIEVTLEDKQNTTKALLACGADISEINCIRKHLSSLKGGRLLRCLRPARSLNFILSDVVGDNLDTIASGLTSYDRSTYCDAMAIIDHYELREKIPANVLKALELGNTGKLLETLKKEEFGEIRADNILIGTNRIALLGARAKAEELGYNVRILTSRLQGEAADAADMIWAVAQDEREWELIEKKPACIIVGGETVVTLKGKGKGGRNQEMALQFLMRLGQDEQNGKDIHFLAASTDGNDGPTDAAGGFADSAVLEKSREMGLSIAEYLKNNDSYHFLQTVGALYKTGPTNTNVCDVQLLIVK, from the coding sequence ATGATGACCAGCGAACAGGAACATCTCCGGCAGATTTTTGCTGAAGCATTGGACCGCGTTGATCCATATAAAATCATCACAAACCGAGTCTCCCTTACAGGCGATACTCTGAGTGTCGCCATGGAAGAAGGCGATGTAGTGGTTGATCTTCAGGAATTTGAAAGGATCGTGGTTATAGGCGCGGGTAAAGCCACCGCAAAAATGGCTCTTGCCATTGAAAAAATTTTAGGTCCGCGCATTGATTCAGGCCTGATCTCCGTAAAATACGGGCACACTGAAAGCCTGAAATATATCAGAACTATTGAAGCAGCCCATCCGGTACCAGATGAAAACAGTACCCGCGCGGCAAAAGAAATTGAAGATCTGGCCTGTTCAGCAACTGATAAAACTCTGGTGATCAACCTTATCTCCGGTGGCGGTTCCGCCCTGCTCTCCTGCCCCATGAATGCTGAAGTGAACGGGGAAAAAATAGAGGTCACACTTGAGGACAAGCAGAACACGACTAAAGCTCTGCTGGCATGCGGAGCAGATATCAGTGAGATCAACTGCATCCGTAAACACCTGTCTTCCCTCAAGGGAGGACGGCTGTTACGCTGCTTGCGCCCCGCCCGCAGCCTGAATTTCATTCTTTCCGATGTAGTCGGTGATAATCTCGATACCATCGCTTCAGGACTGACCAGCTATGACCGCTCCACCTATTGTGATGCCATGGCCATAATTGACCACTACGAGTTGCGAGAGAAAATTCCGGCCAATGTTCTCAAAGCCCTTGAACTAGGCAATACAGGTAAGCTGCTGGAGACTTTAAAAAAAGAAGAATTCGGTGAAATACGGGCCGACAACATTCTCATCGGTACCAATCGCATCGCCCTTCTCGGCGCACGCGCCAAAGCTGAAGAGCTTGGCTACAACGTACGTATACTGACTTCCCGTTTACAGGGAGAAGCAGCAGATGCGGCAGATATGATCTGGGCTGTAGCCCAGGATGAACGGGAATGGGAGCTTATTGAAAAAAAACCGGCCTGCATAATCGTAGGCGGTGAGACAGTCGTGACCCTTAAAGGTAAAGGCAAGGGTGGTCGTAATCAGGAAATGGCGCTGCAATTTTTGATGCGTCTGGGACAGGATGAGCAAAACGGCAAAGACATCCACTTCCTCGCCGCTTCCACTGACGGCAACGATGGTCCCACAGATGCAGCCGGCGGTTTCGCCGACAGCGCAGTACTGGAAAAATCCCGCGAAATGGGTCTTTCCATTGCCGAATATTTAAAAAACAACGACTCCTACCACTTCCTTCAAACGGTAGGAGCCTTGTATAAAACAGGCCCCACCAACACTAACGTCTGCGACGTCCAATTGCTGATCGTTAAGTAG
- a CDS encoding RT0821/Lpp0805 family surface protein → MKKMVPLLIVCILFVASGCANKAQSGAGIGALAGATIGALTFNNKASGAAIGAGIGALMGYVVGNEWDKSDEKQVSKTLEANHSGETSNWTNPDTGKSYSATPSPAYVNQGKVCRDVTITEDGGEKILAKACRGEDGVWRLKE, encoded by the coding sequence ATGAAAAAAATGGTTCCGCTGCTGATTGTTTGTATTCTTTTTGTTGCTTCAGGATGTGCTAATAAAGCTCAGTCCGGTGCCGGAATCGGTGCTTTGGCCGGGGCAACTATTGGCGCTCTGACCTTTAATAATAAGGCTTCCGGAGCAGCGATAGGTGCCGGAATCGGAGCACTCATGGGGTATGTGGTAGGTAATGAATGGGATAAATCAGATGAAAAGCAGGTTTCAAAAACACTTGAGGCCAATCATTCTGGAGAAACTTCCAACTGGACTAATCCGGATACCGGAAAGTCATACAGCGCAACTCCTTCTCCCGCTTACGTTAATCAGGGCAAGGTCTGCCGTGACGTGACTATTACTGAAGACGGCGGCGAAAAGATTCTTGCTAAAGCATGCCGTGGCGAGGATGGAGTTTGGAGATTAAAAGAATAA
- a CDS encoding class I SAM-dependent methyltransferase, whose translation MVWDGFDAEKYDTWYKTSAGKFALEQEVRLMDYLISGWPRRKRKMLEIGCGTGLLLDHLYRCGFDVSGVDHSPVMLSAAQKRLGNRASLYLCNGEHLPFTDNEFDFTVLWTVLEFCTDPAEMLREAARVSAGGILIGFLNRHSIYFFTHGRMWPWASPSTLREAHWFSPSEMRLTVKKTTDFKPAMIRSVLPGPMWSWKKKTPLKQLNGIIYPPYFGAFTGCRVDFSNRRPMNPLHAWKNMPKAVSSTERKTLKPECFRDSK comes from the coding sequence ATGGTCTGGGACGGCTTTGACGCGGAAAAGTATGATACATGGTATAAAACCTCTGCCGGGAAATTTGCGCTTGAGCAGGAGGTAAGACTGATGGATTATCTGATTTCCGGCTGGCCCCGTCGCAAACGGAAGATGTTGGAAATCGGCTGCGGAACCGGGCTGCTTCTTGATCATCTATATCGTTGTGGGTTTGATGTGAGCGGTGTGGATCATTCTCCGGTGATGTTATCTGCGGCTCAAAAAAGGCTTGGCAATCGTGCTTCGCTTTATCTCTGTAATGGGGAGCATCTACCTTTTACGGATAATGAATTTGACTTCACCGTGCTCTGGACCGTGCTCGAATTCTGCACAGATCCTGCGGAAATGCTGCGCGAGGCCGCAAGGGTTTCCGCTGGAGGAATTCTGATAGGATTTCTCAATCGCCATTCAATTTATTTTTTTACCCACGGCAGGATGTGGCCCTGGGCCTCCCCGTCAACCCTGCGTGAGGCACATTGGTTTTCACCATCGGAAATGCGTCTGACGGTGAAGAAAACTACCGATTTTAAACCGGCTATGATCCGCTCGGTTTTGCCCGGACCCATGTGGAGCTGGAAAAAGAAAACCCCGCTGAAACAACTCAATGGGATTATTTATCCTCCATATTTCGGGGCATTCACCGGTTGCCGTGTCGATTTTAGTAACCGCAGGCCCATGAATCCGTTACATGCGTGGAAGAACATGCCTAAGGCTGTGTCTTCAACTGAAAGAAAAACCCTGAAACCGGAATGTTTCCGGGATTCAAAGTAA
- a CDS encoding redoxin domain-containing protein, protein MSCTEVFEEVLSTASIGEIVPEFVMEAYDAEDYGFTEVNFEEIRKAGKWLVLFFYPADFTFVCPTELADLAEKHAELKKLGCEVVSVSTDTKFTHLAWKNDERLLQNVKFKMAADPTGEVSDFFGVYDHNTGLALRGTFVINPDGELVSSEINFYNVGRNAEELVRKIEANVYLKDHPAEACPARWTPGEQTLTPSEKLVGKVYEELNGE, encoded by the coding sequence ATGAGTTGCACTGAAGTTTTTGAAGAAGTTCTTTCCACAGCGTCAATCGGTGAAATCGTTCCTGAATTTGTAATGGAAGCCTATGATGCCGAAGACTATGGGTTCACAGAAGTTAATTTTGAAGAAATTCGTAAAGCAGGTAAATGGCTGGTTCTGTTTTTCTACCCAGCTGATTTCACATTTGTATGCCCGACTGAGCTTGCTGATCTCGCCGAAAAGCATGCTGAGCTTAAAAAACTGGGTTGCGAAGTAGTCTCCGTCTCAACTGACACCAAGTTCACCCATTTGGCATGGAAGAATGATGAAAGGCTGCTTCAGAATGTAAAGTTTAAAATGGCAGCAGATCCCACCGGGGAAGTCTCTGACTTTTTCGGAGTATACGACCACAACACCGGCTTGGCTCTGCGCGGAACATTCGTAATCAACCCCGATGGCGAGCTGGTTTCATCTGAAATCAACTTCTACAACGTAGGCCGCAATGCAGAAGAGCTGGTTCGTAAAATTGAAGCCAACGTTTACCTCAAGGATCACCCGGCAGAAGCCTGCCCGGCACGCTGGACTCCCGGTGAACAGACTCTGACTCCCAGCGAAAAGCTGGTCGGTAAAGTGTATGAAGAGTTGAATGGCGAATAG